The following is a genomic window from Mya arenaria isolate MELC-2E11 chromosome 4, ASM2691426v1.
TAGCGCCATTTCAATTACAACTGCAAATCTACAACACGACGGCTTTATATTTGTTGTCATAAAAACCTTGATACAGTAGCTGTAATCAAGATGAAATTTTACTTTCTTAACCCTATGAGTAAATCATGtgctgaaatatatttgtatattatgctAATTAAGACACATTTAGCAATTGGGAAgaattaacataaattatattaattggtGACATGCTCATTAAACACCAGTTTTATCATTGCCAAGGTAAATCATACCTAATTTTAGGAGAAAGGTTTTTCTTATTGGTAaaatagtatatacatgtatacccattaaatttatttatctttaaaatttatttgaatctAAATAAATCAAGTGtttaagtgcatttttttaagatataacttatattttattgtcaCTGCTGCTCAGGCTGCCTCCTACTATGTCACTCGTATGGGGTTTGAGCCCATGGCTTATAAAGGCTTGGAGACGGGCAGTCGACAGGTGGCTTCTCACGTCATCCGCCAGAACAAGGTCAGCATTAGCTTCATCTTCCTTGTAAAGATTAAACTCCTAatctgttatttaaataatgaactttATTGGGAAGACCATCAGTACATGGTAAACTCATTATGATGCTTCTTTTTCAGATCCTCTTTGAATTTGAGAACATGCTGAATCCATACGAACCAAAAGGTAAGATGAGCTTTCAAGTTGTTAAGTCAGATTGTtcgtttaagtttttttaaattacaggTTGTCATTTAGCTTAAGaagtaaaatgatgaaaaaatccCGACTTCAAGCAGAATGGGAAACTTATTTTacttttcttatttctttattcatGTCAAATTATTCCCTTTTAGAGATTGGTGACCACCTCTCGAAGCATGGTGATGGTGTGAAGGACGTTGCTTTCCAGGTGGAGGACCTGGATGCTATCTACAAGGTAACATGCAGTTTTTTCTCGATAAACTCCATAAAGGCATTATGGTCTGTTCATGAATCActgatttattgtattttaaggttttctgaaaatggaaataatttgaACGCGGCATTACTAAAATTTGgttacaaaagaaaatgttatgtgACATTAAAGGGAGCAGGTAGGGGCGCAGACACACCCCAGGGTTTTTTCACTGGGTAGCCTATCAAAATTTGCCTGTCAGAAATCACGCACTGTATCCTATATGCCCACCGCCACACTGGTGATGTGTGCATAtcagtttattaaaaaagataataaagatatatttaatgttaatatattttcaaaacaacaggATTAAATAAAAGTATAGAAATATAACCTGAAATACTTAAATTAACTAGTATTAAAAAGGCAAATTGTCTTCTGTTTTGACTAGCCTTATGCTCATTTTCAGAGAGCACTAGAGCGTGGAGCGACAGTTGTCACAGAGCCATCAGAGTTGAGTGATGATGACGGGACAGTACGCTACTGCGTAATTCAGACGTATGGGGACACAACCCACACCCTGTATGACCTCTCTAACTACAAAGGCTTCTATCTGCCCGGGTACAGGAAGGTGGACCCTGACACAGACCCACTCACCAAACTCTTGTATGAATCTTTTATACGCATGTTATAATAGTACTACTTGTACTTTTTCAAGCATAccttttcattgaaatgaattttagACACTATTATATGACCTTTATCAAAACTGTTCAATTCCAATTAAATATAAAGCATTCACAAGTTCCCTGTGTTAgcctaaaaaataaagatttattttgttCGATTTCACTGCTCTCTGTCTGGTGACAATTACTTAATTAAGGTTGATCAGTAATAATTACAGTTGGTTTGGAaagcaggtttttttttttagactTAACATTGAATGTGATATTTAAATTGAACTTCACCAAAACTTTTACAGACCAAAAGTGGGACTGAACTTTACCGACCACCTAGTTGGTAACCAGCCAGATGATGAAATGACATCAATTGCAGAATGgtaaactttaaatattcattcatataaaAGAATGCATCacctttgaaaataaacaataaacatctTACTTGTATCAACAGAAGTacatattatgttttcattttgttggttaaacttgaaaattggtCATGTTAAATTGCTGTTAAAAACTTAACAGTGTGTAGCAGTATTACAAAGTGCTTGtcatgaaatgaattattttgttcacattttttttgcCATTACCCCCTGTAGGTACGAGAAGAACTTGATGTTTCACCGTTTCTGGTCGGTGGACGACCAGCAGGTCCACACTGAATACTCTGCTTTGCGCTCCATTGTGGTAACAAACTTCGAGGAAACAATCAAGATGCCAATCAATGAGCCTGCTGTTGGAAAACGCAAAAGCCAGATTCAAGTATGCTAGCCCTAAAAATGTGATTCAAACTTACATGGAATagaaaaattacaattaaatcTACCATACGCCTGTAATTCTACTTACGATTTGTCCTAGCAGTTCTTTGATGCAAGTGCTTTAATTATTCATTCTGCACTAGTGAATATTGtactatgatatattttgttttcaggagTATGTCGACTACTATGGTGGCGCTGGTGTGCAGCACATTGCCCTCAATACAGATGATATCATTGATTCAGTAAGTGAAGTAGCTTATGCTATAAGATTTTCAATTGATACATATACCTGTGGTGTCCTAGTGTAAAATAAGGAAGACAtaagaattatttcattttttttgttaatcacAGGTGACAAAGTTGCGTGAGCGAGGTCAGCAGTTCTTGTTGATTCCCAAGACGTACTACACGAACTTGCGAGAGAGGCTCAAGGcatccaaggtcaaggtcactgaagACCTCGACATAGTGAGTTGACTTGGTCATAGATTATTGTGATTTGCCTTCAAGATATTATCATTCTAATTTCTGCTTAAATATTGATTGCTTTAATTGTCAAAGTCAATGAATTAAAGATTACAAGATTGCACAGGTGTGACCAAGAGAGAACTTAAtgttaaaagtttattaaacattatcattCCTTATATTTGACAGTTTACCCTAACTCTCTTTAGCCAATATGGACATTAAAGCTGATTTGATAGATACATTTAACCAGTACTAACATCTATCCTATTTAATGCAAGTCTTGTATATCTGTAGTTGGAGAAACTCCACATCCTAGTGGACTATGATGACAACGGCTACCTGCTGCAGATCTTCACAAGGACCATGCAGGATCGACCCACTCTCTTCCTGGAAGTCATCCAGCGCAAAAACAACAGTGTAAGCAAAACAAGTAGTCATTGTTTAAATTGCTGGCACTCTAAGAAgtgatgatattttttttttattgaggaCAAACCACTTATAGCTCTGAAGGCTAGATGAGTTTCACAGTAGGGTTGTTATACAAGCATAAGTGTCACAGGATTAAGTCTGAACTCAAGCATATCATACTTTTTTTACTTCATATATTACAAATGCAGATTATTTCCTGAAACTGTGGTATTGCGTTTCTCATCTTCTATTTTCTAATTACAGGGTTTTGGTGTTGGTAATTTCAAGTCACTCTTTGAGGCCATTGAGGTTGAGCAAGCCGAGCGTGGAAACCTGTGAAAATGTTCCATGTGGATGCTGTACATTGGGTGCTATAGAGGGTGGATGATGTACCATAGCCATTGGGGGCCTTACATTGATGCTTAATGTTGATGCTGTGAAGACAAAGAAGATCTTATAGCTTTACATTTATATGTGCGAAACATGCATGTGCCTTCAAAGACTGAAAGATTGGTTTGTttcttgtgtattttttattgatgttatatatattcTCAGACAGAACATTTTTATTCTATAATTGAACAAAGTAAAGCACAACTCAACTTGTCCAAACAAAATGTAGTATTCTGAATCTTTGCTcaaaatgtacatgttcatgtaaaataatatgattttgttCAGGCTAAATGGGAGACATGACTATGTTTAAATGGACTGAGGGCATTGCTTTTGGCCATAAACCATCCTAATTTGCAGTAGTTTAGTGAACATCAGGTCACCTTAAACCTTTTtcgatacatttttttcatatcctGCCAACATGCGTTTTGAAAACTGAGAATATCCAATGTTGACATGCCTTGATCAATTATGTAATTTTTGACCatcatcattgaaataaaaagtgaagtCTGCTAATGGCTTTGCTAGTTGTAAAGTCATGTATTTGTACCACCATATTTGATGGTCTTCATTCCGgttaaatgtatacttatacaACCCTTGTAGTGTAAGAATCCCTTTATAGATCTGAAAACATTCTGCAGGCttatcatgtatattttatttccacAATTATGTACTAGAAGGCCTGAAAACACAGGTGTATATTTGACGGGCTTTGCATAGTTGTGTAAGGCAATTTACTATAAGAAGACAGCAGATTTTTATCTTCCAATATTTAGTGAaagatctgatttttttataatagttaagaaaactttaaatataactaGTCAAGAATTGTATTAGATCCTTTTTATAGCTGAGGCCTTGTTCAAAATGTCTGTACTCAATTCAATTATATTGTTGTACATATGTGTGCATGAATTCAATATCTGTTATggtattatatttacatttaacatttaccAAACATGACCTCTACAATATTGGTTGAAATCTAGTCCATATTTGTACATGTGCTATGCATTTATACTGGAGCAAGGTTATATCTGGAACCATTCCAATTTCAATCAACCTGCACTAATTTAAGACTCATTTGTGATCTTTCAGAAGTTGCTTAAgacctttatttattttaaaccaaaatgtaTAATCTTTTTATTAGTACTTGTAAATAAtggatgatattttttatcattttgcatgAGTATTCTTTCTATATAGGTCTTGATGCTGTGCTTCAACAAAATTTGCTTATTCAGTTACACTACATTCCAAGCcataatttacacattttacagtttacaattttattgttgTGTACATAATCATAAGCTTACACAAGTTTTTCAAGACATTTGATAATGCCTGTTACTTACAATATAGTTTCTTTTTAACATTTAGagatttcatatatatttttctagtTATCAAAATCGATATGTCAAGGTCAATGTGTATCTACGTGATAATCATCtgtttactgaaataaaactgttcccaaaaatatttcttgtttttacattttttgtaaagaCATCATTCATATaatcaatatcaacaaaaagaGCACACATGTCAATGAAACTTCCTTTTTTGTTCATAGCGCTGTACACTTAGCTGAGGTAGCACCAATCTTCCCTTTCATATTGAAACACAGTCCTACTGTTCCATGCTCTCAGCACCATTCCTACTGCCTGTATCATAAGGCACACCATGTGCCATGCTATGGTCCAGTCAGCTGTAGTCTTCAGTCCACATGATCGGCCTGTTCATTTCTTTATCTTTCTCTTCACCATCTTTGGAGGAGCCATGATCTTAAATGTAGTTCTGAAATTGGAAAAAATCTCAAATAAAGACTTTGTGGAATGGAGGTCAATTCAGTTCAACAAAgaatttatacatgtatctctGATTGAAGGATGTGACATTTACGACACTAGTCAAAGCCTATGTCCAACATTCTAACAATATACAGATTTTTAGCATGTCTCTCTTTCGAACACTATTTCATGTAAGAAGTCTTCTTATACTCTAGGTTTTGTTATTTGTGGAGTCATGCAAATACTTGAACCTTATACAATAACTGGAAAACCATGCACATGTTAACTATGAGAATATGCATGCAAGTCCTACCACCATTCGGTGTGTTTCCAGCAATAACACTTACGGTGCTCTTATTGACCTATATGTACTTTCTTCATTTACAGTAAGTGGTTATTTTAATACActgctggtcaccagaaacccaAACCATAACTGGCAGCTAAAAAGGCTTTTTTTTGTagtaattcaaaataatgaagCTATCCATACTtatgtgttaaaatgttttgttaagaCAAGAGAATACACTTACTGGCATGTTGAACAAATTGGGCTGAAGTTGCagaaaactaaaatagaaaatcGGTCATATAGAAGTGAACTGGAAATCAGCCAAATGTGAAGGTCgagtcattttttatataatgaaatgGTACTACAGGCATAAAGAGCCATTATAATATGACAATCAAATGACAATTCATCATTATTGTTAACAATTTAAACGTACAGTAAACGTGTCATTTAAGAGGTTTTACAGTTTTGCACaagaaatttatcaatgatACTAGGTCATTTATAAAACTATCAATTAAAGATAGTTTACTGTACCAGTTTTGACCAAACAAACTAGTATAATTGACCCTTTATTGCaccattatttaaacaaagatatcatTGACTAAGAATACTTAATAATCTGTCATCTGCTTAAAAGTGACATATATTCTCAAAGTAAACATGAATGAGGAATGGTCATgtacaaacaaatattgaaatacacacTGGAGAGGCATACGGAGCAGACATAACCAATGTCAATGAGGTTTCTGTGACAGAAGCATGCTGCCCGGTAGTCAACCTGGACGCGGGGTGGAAGGGTCAGCATGTCACGTGACCCTGGGTCTGGCAGGTACACccactgacaaaaaaaataatacatatgttcACTTATGGATGTTATACCAGTATGTTTGTCATAACATCTAATCAATAAAGACAGTACCATTAAATCTTCGAGTTGCTATTAGTAACATACagcaaatgtcatttttaatttgttaagaCTATGTTTCAATTGTTAAATTTCTTTACTGAGCCTTAATTTGGTACAATTAATGTTTAATCACATGCTTAATTTACCGTATTATACCATGCATAGTCATATCAAACATGCATACATTCATATACCAgctaaataaatgtaaaaagtgtGCGATCAATAAAGTacatttatgttgaaataattcATAACTTAGTCTCAACGAAGTTATAATTGCATTAATTTACGGAGTTACAGTTTTTGGACAGATAAATAATTTAGTTCTCAATGagcaaacaaaaatgcaaaacctTCAAAAGGCAAAACAATTCATACATTTTGAGGAAGATGGAAGAGAGTGTTTACAAGAAATGCTGTTTTCAGTCATATATTGAAGTTTTACAACCAAATTAGTTGACAGACTCTGCCTTTAATGAATcttttagttttaaaagcaaGTATAACAAGTGTTTACATTATTGCCTCCGCAAATGGGATTGCCTGACCGATTTACACCTAGCCATTTAAAAAGGCTCTGACAAGAAAACCTACAAACTTTCCATTTACATGTAGTAGTTACTTGGTTTTATTGATTGAGCTGTTTAGCAGTTTGCTCATGCATGCTGGCTAGTaataaatgtgttcatacaGCCAGACAAGCAAAAAAATCAAGGAGATTTCAaggatagatagatagataattctttatttcctcctttgAAGAAGAGATTTCAGGGCAGACTCGCCCATGGACCTGATGTCAATAAGTTTCATGCAATGTTTACACATtgctttgtgtttattttcatgataATCCAGCAAAGGATGagcaaacaaacacttttttgttgaaattgcaAGACATATTAACAGCAAAACTGGAAACGGAAATAGACTGAACCAGTGCTCATGTTAATCATCCACTTGAGACTAAAACCTGTATTATtacacacaatacaacagaTTTGAACAgcaaatacaatttcatttacCAACAAAGCATTCACTAAGaccaaattttctttgtaaagaTGGACCTTTCTTATTACAGACAATCCATTTGGACAAGAACAAGCAACTTTAAGGACTCTTTTTCGAAAATACAGGCACTTTTCAGGAAGATTTCAaggcaaaacaaaaattgaagtAGTTTAAAGGAGTTTTTTGCAAATTTCAGGAGTTTTCATCCAACAGCCTAAAATTGGAGTACTTTTCAAATCTGTGCGAACTCTGAATAAGGCATTCCCACCAATACTTAATAAGTCATAAATATTTGTGCTCAATTTAACCATTGATTCAGCAGCCCACCTAGTGTAACTAATGTCTTAATATACAATAACTATTACTTATGATGTTATGATTACACTTTAAAAGTAGAACATTTACCAGTGAATGCTAGTGAATagcattcttttttattatattctgaaTCCAAACCATCAACACAATAAGTATATTATTTATACCATTGTTCAAAAGGTTTTTTTATAAACCTATACCGGACACCTGCAATGCTGTTCCACAATCATTTCATTCATACAGCATTTCATTCACTAAGTGGGTAGTATTGGTTAAAACTATCTAGCAAGGTTTATCAGTGGTATTACTCCACAATATCAGATTAAATACCAGTTTCAATAATCAATAGTAATAATCAATCACACTAGTATCAAGAATGACAATTAAGCCTACCAATGACTGCGTCAAAATTGGCAACAAGATAGCATAAATGACTTGTTCAAATATTCTCTCAGATAATATCTCTTAAAGAGTCTCAGTCTTATCTTTGGACTGTTTTCaataacatgttttgaatggcaaaattgttttacaaaacactAGTTAAACCGAGTAGTGGGAAATTCAGATACCAAATAACATCAGCAAGGAAATGGCACTATTAAATGCCTGTTAAATCAACTTTTAACACCCCAGTAAGGTCTCAGTAAGCTTATTGTGGTTGCAAGTCATGTTTACTAATGAGGTCAGTAGTTGAATGGCAAAATAATCATCAGTACCACAGAGGCTGAAGGTAAGGAGTAATTGATTAACCTGACTGTGTTTGGACATGATGAATCAAGCACAGCCTTGTTCGCTCCTGTTGTGACAGAAATGGACATTGTCTGTGCCTCAGATAAACACGTCAATTTCACTGGGCCTGTGCCAGAAAACATGCTTTAACATCAACAAAGGCAAGATATTGCAGCTGATAAGTTCAGACGAAAACTGTCAAGTCCAAACAGTCAGCCAGAGCTATTTAAATGGACAATTACCAATATATTTACCATTGAGaaattttattgacattaaGCAAGATATTTAAACTACATTTAAACATGGCTTCTTTCAAGATATTTGCCATtgcttcaacattttaaatccAGAATCTAAGACCAGCTGACAAGAAATGACTTGAAATGACAGAACTTGATCATTGCTCTGTCCAGCATGAGATGAATTGACATTGGTGAAGTCTATTCATGCTGCTGCAATGATTATACTTGTATTGCGACATGTTAGCCTGGCATGCAGCCATCTGCAAGTTCAGACAGTTCCAATCATGAACAGTCAAGCTTTCACCTGTATGTGACATGTCAAATGGAAAACTGTGATTGCCAACAGAAATGGAATCGTCCACATATTGATTACCGTTGTTGATACCTTGCAACTTGtatgatgtttgaaacatttaaataatgtaaatgtacaaactgattttattttgttcatgaatGATCATTTTAAAACCACTGTTGCAGGGATGGGATTGACCTGGCAGCCGGAGGGCTAAAACATTTTCGGCCATGGGTTTATGGGGCGCTCTTTGGGTCAAAAGCgcactgctgtagaagaaaaaatggctttttagaagctcttttgagggctctcctgactttaatttgaagcaaactggaatattaacttataaaactgaaagcaaccaaataaaaattttcaggtaaaaaaaatatatattttttttttttttgtgtgtgtgtgggggggggggggtctctggGGCCATaagatccgcggaattccgcgaatccgcggacaaatcacatccctgctgttgatgttttttaaaagtatCGCTAAAAGTCATTTTATCACAGGCCACATATAGGGCAGATGTGAGACAGGTTAGTGGGACACACTACACAGGCCCAGTACAAGGTCCGATGTGAGACGGGTCAGAGATACCCACTACACAGGCCCAGTACAAGGTCAGATGTGAGACGGGTCAGAGATACCCACTACACAGGCCCAGTACAAGGTCAGATGTGAGACGGGTCAGAGATACCCACTACACAGGCCCAGTACAAGGTCAAATGTGAGACAGGTCAGTGGGACCCTCTACACAGGCCAAGTACAAGGTCAGATGTGAGAAAGGTCAGAGAAAGGTGAGATATGGGACAGGTCAGAGAGACCCACTACACAGGCTCAGTACAATGTCAGATATGGGACAGGTCAGTGGATGCAAGGCAGCCTTTGTCATACAAggaaaaatttttttttttatacatttaccACTGAATTTAAAGGTATCAAATGATTTTagtatttgattgtttttacttctttaaataacaagcagCATTATAAGTATTATGCAGTAGTTTATATCACCATTGTGAAGAAAGCCATAGTTACTATCCTTTTCGAGAGCTCAGAACTTGCCACTGGTCGGCTCAAGAATTCTTTGGTGAGAGGCACACATGTTAACCATAAGACCACTGTCATTATCAAGTATCTCATTACAATGGCAGCATTAAGCATTGGCattaatgaattttaagtaaacctttgtttcattatgaaacatcttattttcaaattcaattttaaacagcTGAATGGAATTTTCCATTTTACAAAATTCACAGGTGCAAGGGAAACAACTCCAATGTAGGAACATGaccaaaatacacaaacataacTTCACCttaaaaaaacttgatgttttTACTGTAGTAGATCAATTCAACAAGTTGGACTAGTATACTTAACTGACACAAGATGTTATATGATTAAACTAGCAGTTGAAGGGGTAAAACAATTTCAGTGAGGGATTTGAGGGCCACTTTAGGCCTCCAATGGGATGAAGCCTCCTGTTCAGAGGCAAATCTGGCCTGAAGTTCCTTTGAGGGCTCTCCTTACTTTAAATATGAAGCAAACTGGAGTGTCAAtactaacaacaaataaactaaCAACCAGTAGCAGCCAGTTAACTTTTTGTAATcactaaaaacaaataataattgggGATGGGGTGTGTTGAGCCATTGGATCTGGGTATATCCGTGAATCTGCAGACAAGTAACATCCTTGGGAAGCACCTAGTTGAAtctttgtaatcaataaaagAATTGGGGAAAGGAGGGTTGGGGGTTTAGCCATCGAATttgcggacaaatcacatccctagGCCCAGCAAAGGCTCTGACATTCAATATTGGTACAAACTGCAAATTTCGACCATAAATAGGTAGTGAAAAGGGATGGCAAATTCAGACTTGATTGGAAGCCTTCTGAATGATATTACTTGAAGCAGCTTTCAGCTAAGTTCAAAGTAATTTGTGCCAAGAAACTATTGAACTATCTGGCagcatttatatatacatttattacaaaCCACCCCAGAAAGCCTTTAGTTTTATAAGCTAATGGCAAAAAATGACCAGGAACCTCCACCTATAGAACTTCTTTATTTTATCTCCCTGTGTTGAGATATACAGTTTAAATGGTTTACACCACTAAACAAAATATGAAGGTGTTATTTTTACAGCGTCTACTCACCAGCAGATATTGCAGCAGGCCTGCAGGCTGTGGAATCTTGAGGTATATGCCTCCTGTGATGTCACATGCCTGGAATGATGTAGGACCtttatttagtttaattaaATACTCAGATACATTTCATTTCTGGACCATAATTAGTGTATGAATGTTACCAGAGTTATTCATTTACACGAGTCAAATCGATGCTATAAATGAAATGACCCAGCTTGTCAGGGATTGATTAAATTGTGGCACTTCTGAACACCATAAATGTAGATGATTTccatttgtttatacatgtttttcattaatgatGACAATTatgctacatgtatttataatccaAAAATCACACCAGCCAATAAGGGTGCTTACCTGCTGGAGAAGTCCTGAGTCTGTGTCCAGGACACAGGCATCAATCACCACATTCTGAAGACCAAACAATACAGaacaccttttattttatatgaatgaaCCATCTTTCCTCAAAAGAGCACTTATTTATAACCAGCATCTCCATGTTTAAAGTAGTGACAAGAAactaaatatgttatgttaaagTTAAGTTTCTACCTCATCCCTTTTCATCAGTCAAAACTGAGAATACACATAAGTTACCTGTTTCTGTGCTGTGAACACGGAGTTCATGAGGTTCATGTACTGGGCTGGGTTGTCCTGTGATGCCTTTACAACCTGATAAAGATGTGACAAAATGATGTTTGGTAAAGTCTATAGCGTTAGAGAGTTTTTTTCAGTTGTATCCGGAACTAGATTATATCAATGACACATAGATTAGGttgcaatgttttgaaatacgGCAAACAAGATCCAGTCCATTCTGTTGAGATAGAGGTTCATTTAGAAACATGCAGGATGATAATAAGGGAAAATTAACACACCAGTATTCTTGAAGAAAGTTTCACCCCATGGGTACACTCTTTTTCCATTCTGTGAATATCTTCAACTTGTTAAGGGCATAACACTTTTCTTTTACACACAACTTTCTTTTActgataaaatgcaaacataatttttagggatgcaaacgaatattcgaatattcgaatattcaatcaaacgtttggtattcgaatgtcaaaatcggtattcgaatattcgaaaaaaaaaattcaataaagagaacaaaacacattttgccttcatcactgatgttgtttataaagctcgtttatcttgtttttacaacgattggcccctaatcccagaggtgtgaatgtgatgactagACACGCGACatgtgtcatttagggacatttcgtcgggtactataaaaagtccccctacttttacaataactggctagggatcggctttaacaccaatgtgttgtcttggctgcaaattatgCTGTGCAAAATAGCGCAAAACGAGGTGATGATATAAATgccacaataatgtaatattgtgCTCAATAATGTTGTtgcatatatgtgctttaaactgttttcatctttcaatacaattttcgtgctttgaaatggatttttgaatata
Proteins encoded in this region:
- the LOC128231545 gene encoding 4-hydroxyphenylpyruvate dioxygenase-like, producing MTTYTNKGPKPESGRFVSFHRVKFWVGNAKQAASYYVTRMGFEPMAYKGLETGSRQVASHVIRQNKILFEFENMLNPYEPKEIGDHLSKHGDGVKDVAFQVEDLDAIYKRALERGATVVTEPSELSDDDGTVRYCVIQTYGDTTHTLYDLSNYKGFYLPGYRKVDPDTDPLTKLLPKVGLNFTDHLVGNQPDDEMTSIAEWYEKNLMFHRFWSVDDQQVHTEYSALRSIVVTNFEETIKMPINEPAVGKRKSQIQEYVDYYGGAGVQHIALNTDDIIDSVTKLRERGQQFLLIPKTYYTNLRERLKASKVKVTEDLDILEKLHILVDYDDNGYLLQIFTRTMQDRPTLFLEVIQRKNNSGFGVGNFKSLFEAIEVEQAERGNL
- the LOC128231546 gene encoding general transcription factor IIH subunit 3-like, with protein sequence MSEGESVNSLVVVVLDTNPAWWGRNLKGSDRQITLTRCVDSVMVFANSHLMMNHSNKLAIIAAHCNASHFLYPKKNLSTEDVEGDEQTNDGKYELFERMNDQVKNEIKDLVINSMEMEFENDSLIAGSLAMALCYIHRMEKECTHGVKLSSRILVVKASQDNPAQYMNLMNSVFTAQKQNVVIDACVLDTDSGLLQQACDITGGIYLKIPQPAGLLQYLLWVYLPDPGSRDMLTLPPRVQVDYRAACFCHRNLIDIGYVCSVCLSIFCNFSPICSTCQTTFKIMAPPKMVKRKIKK